AACCGGACGCGTCACCATCCTCGACCCGGACGGCTTCGCCGAACCGTCGTTCGTGGCCATGCTGCTCGGCCTGGGCGTGGTCCCGAAGCGCTATTGCCCCTTCGTCGATGCACTCGACCTGCGCCAGCTGCACGGTCACTTCGCCGGCCTGCGCGAGATGATCGCGCGCGCGGCGGCGCAGGCGCCGGACCACGGCGCCTATCTCGCCGGCGCGGCCAAGGGTGTCAAGCCGCAGCGCGTGACGGCCTGAGTCCGCGCGCCGCGCCGGCGGCTCAGGCGGCCTCGGCCGCCATGGCGCGCGCCAGCCCGCTCGGGCCGGCCGGCTTGTGCGGCGCCCAGTACCAGATCAGGCCGCGCGCATAGGCCTCGCACTTGACCGTGGTGTGGTCCAGGCCCGGCATCACGCGCGTCTCCAGCGCCAGGCCCTCGTAGCGGCGCGCCGCCAGCTGGCGCTCGAACGCGGCGATCGGTTCACGGAAGGCCGGGTACTCCTCGGCGCCGTAGGCGATGAACATGCGCGTGGCCAGGCCCTTGTGGGTGCGCGCGTAAGCCTCGTCCAGGCGCGCCAGCAGCCCGCCGTCCCAGCCCGCGGCCGGGCTGAGCGCGATGTGGCCGGCGAAGAATCCCGGCGCCTGGTAAGCGGCCGTCACGGTGAACAAGCCGCCCAGCGAGCTGCCGCCCAGGATGCGGCCGCCGCTGGCGCCGCCGTAGTTGCGTTCGACCAGAGGCGCGGCTTCCTTGGTGATGAAGTCGAGGAAGGCGGCGCCCTTGCCGGAATCCGTGTCGGCGCCTTTGCCTTTTCCTCCGTTCGCGGCCGTGAACGTGTAGTCGCGCCGGCGCTCGAGGTCGTAGTTGCTGCCGTTCGGGTAGGACAGGCCGACCATGATGAACTCGGGCGCGAAGTTGTCGTACATGAGGTTGCCGTAGGTCGACGCGAGCAGCGGCGTGTCCCAGTAGCCGTCCAGGAAGTACAGCACCGGATAGGTCTTGCCGGGGGTCTTGCCATGACTGGACGGCAGCACCACGATCAGCTCGTGGCGCCGGCCGGTGTATTTCGAATCGATCGGCACGATCTGCGTATTCTCGATCACGAACTTGCGCGCACCCGCCTGCGCACCCGCCTGCGCACCTGCCTGCCCCTGCCCCTGCCCCTGCGCCTGCGCGCGCGCGGCCAGGCCGCCGGACAGGCCGAGCAGCGCCAGCCCCTGCATGAATCGACGTCTCATCTCCATCTCCTTGTCGTTGTGGTTGCTACGGTCGTGCTCAAAGCTTCATTTCGAGGTTCAGGCCGGTGCGCATCCAGCCGCGCTGCCAGCTCCACTGGCGCGAGGTGCCGGACGCATCGGCGTAGCTGCGCTCGGAATCGTTGTCCATGCCGAGGATGTTGGCCAGCGACAGGCGCAGCTGGAAGTGATCGTCCAGCTTCCACAGCGCATAGGCGTCGAGGTCCTTGCGGGTCTGCTGGCGCGTGCTCTGGGCGTCCGAGATGCGCACCCAGCCTCCCTGCTGGTAGGCCAGGCTCGCGCCCAGGCTAAGACGGTCCTTGCGGTAGTCGATGCCGAAGGTGGCCGATTCCGGGGTCTGGGCGTCGAGCCGGTTGTCCGGCCCCGGCACCGTCGACACCTCGGACCAGTTGCGCGTGACGCTGGCGCGCAGGTCGACGCCGTTCCCGGCATCGAACAGCAGCTTGAGCGGCAGCTTGAGTTCGGCCTGGAGCGAGCGCACGGTGGCGTCGCCGTCGTTGAACGGCTGGTAGAGCCAACGCCCGTCGGCATCCTGGTCGAGCCGGGTGCGGATGTAACTGCTGATGTCGCGGTGCGAGGCGCTCAAGGCCAGCAGCGCGCCCGGCGCCCAGAAGCTCTCGTAGGCCAGGTCGAGGCCGTTGGCCAGCTCGGGCTTGAGCGCCGGATTGCCGCCGGAATCCGGGGTGAAGCGCGTGTTCTCGATGGCGACGTAGCGGCGCGCGCTCAGCTGGTCGGTGCTGGGCGCCTTGAAGGTGCGCGTCAGGGCCAGACGCAGCTGCTGCTTGCCGCCCGGGAGCTTGTACAGGGTCTGGAGCACCGGGCTGAGCACGTGGTTGCGCGAAACCGTGTCGGCTTCCCCTGCGGTTTGACCCGAGGCGGCGCTGTCGGTCTGGATGCCTTCCCAACGTCCGCCCAGGTACATCGACCAGGCCGGCAGGATATTCCACTCGTCCTGCACATAGCCGGCCAGGCGCGTCACGTGCGGGTCGAACGCCTCCAGGATATCGCTGTCGGGCAGGCCGGTCTGGCGCTCGTGGCGCAGGCGCGTCTCGTCGTTGTCCTGGCGGCTGGCCTCGAAGCCGGTCCCGAGCGAGTGGCCCTCAAACAATGAGCGGCTGTATTTCGCGCGCGCGAACAGGCGGCTGTTGTGCTGCACGTCGTCCCAGTCGCGCGTGTATTCCTGGGTCGCGTCGATGTTGGTCTGATCATTGAACTGGTCGCTGCGGCTGCGGCTGCGCTCCCCGGATACGGTCACGTCCAGCTTGCCGCCGCCGATCTTGGCGACCCAGTTCGCTTCGCCGCGGACCATCCAGTGATTGTTGCTCGAGTGGTTGGCGCTGTCGATCCAGTCCGGGTCGCCGAAGCTGCCGAGCGTGACGTCGTTGTGCGAGGCGCCACGCCACGACGAGCTGTCGGCCTGCAGCCCCACCGACAAATTCAGCTCGTTGCTGTCGTCGACCTTCCACGACAGGCGCGGGAACAGCACCAGGCCGCGGTACGGACCTTCGCCGGCGTAGCGCGCGTCGCGCGCCTGGGTCAGCACCCCGTTCGGGTCCGTCATGCGGTCGGCGCTGGTCTGGGTGAATTCGCTGCTGCCGGCCCAGGCCGAGCCATTGAGGAAATACGACAGGCCGCCGACCCGCTCGCCGTAGGTGCCGCCCAGGTTGACGCCGCGGTTCTGCGGCGTGCGGTTGTAGGCGATGCGCGCGTCGCGCTGTGGCTTGACCACGAGTTTGCGCAGCACGATGTTGATGGTGCCGGCGATTGCCTGCATCGAGTACTCGGCGCTGGCCGCCTTGTCGATCTCGATGCGTTCGATCTGGTCGGGGGTCAGCGTGTCGAGCGAAAAGCCGGGCGGCGGCCGGTCGCCGTTGACCAGGATCTGGGTGTAGCCGGCGCCCAGGCCACGCATGCGCAGCGTGTTGCCGGTGACGGTCACGCCGGGGGCACGCTTGAGCACGTCGTAGATGTTGGTGTCGCCGTACTTGCGCACTTCTTCGGCGTCGATCACGGTCTTGCTGGCGGTGTCGTCGCGCCGTGCGTCGTAGCTGGCGGCGCCGCGCACCTGCACGGTCTGGATCGGCGCGGCCTCGACCGGCTTGGCGGCAACGGCCTTGGCGTCAGCCGGCTTGGCGTCAGCGGGCCTGACCGCCGGCGCCGTGTCGGCCGTCACCGTGGTCCCCGGCGCCGCGCTCTGCGCCAGGGCCAGCGCCGGCGCCAGCCAGGCCGCCAGCGCCAGCGGCATCGAACGCGGGGTCATCGCCTTACCACCCCATGCGTTCGCGGATGAAGGGCGTCAGCAGCGCGGCGTTGGCTTGCTGGTGCTTCACGCGCGGATGCTGGCCGTAGCCGGTGTAGGGAAAGAAGATGGTGTCGATGCGGGTGTCGCCGCCTTCGCGCAACTGCGCGACCGCGCTGCGGATGTAGCCCGGCCACGGCGAGCCCGGACGGGTGGCGTCCATGCTGCCCAGCGCGCACACGATGTAGGCCTTCGGGTAGAGCTGGCGGATGCGCGCGACGAAGGTGCGGTAAGCCTGGATGCGCGCGGCGTCGTCGGGCTCGGGCTGCATCTTGTGGTCGCGGCCGATCAGCCAGCTGTCGTTCTGGAACAGGTTGATCACGACGACGTCCGGGGTCCATTTGGAAAAGTCCCAGTGCGTGTCGTTGTCGCCGACCGCGCTGAGCTGGTCGTAAAAGTCCGGCATGGTGAACGGGAACCAGCTCATCATCACGCCGATGCCGCTCTGCGAGGTCATGTGCAGCTCGGCGTCGAGCGCGCGCGCGGTGATCGCGGCGTACGACATGTGGCTGTTCTTGTCGCGGGCGCGGTCGTCGGGGCCGGTGTCGGGCGACTCGTCGCCCATGCCGCTGGTGATCGAGTCACCGAACACTTCGATGCGGTGCTTCGGGCGCGGCAACGGTTCAAACAGCTTGCCGCCGTCGGCCAGTTCCAGGCCTTCGAACAGGGTCGAGCCTTCCGCGCCTTCGGTGCGCTTGGTGACCAGGAAGCGGTGCTTGCCCGGCGCCAGGTGCGCGGCTACCGGATAGGTCTTCAGGCCGCGCTCGAGCTGCAGCACGGTCGGATGCGCGTCGTCGCCGTCGATGAAGACGTTGAAGAAGTTCTTGCCCTCGTGGTCGTCGAACTTGAGCGCCAGCGAG
This genomic stretch from Massilia sp. 9096 harbors:
- a CDS encoding SGNH/GDSL hydrolase family protein, with protein sequence MKFSLTRSMHALALACTLACLAAPALASVSVKADDPKLQYTGRIDFAQPAAPMISWPESAIAGTFSGASLALKFDDHEGKNFFNVFIDGDDAHPTVLQLERGLKTYPVAAHLAPGKHRFLVTKRTEGAEGSTLFEGLELADGGKLFEPLPRPKHRIEVFGDSITSGMGDESPDTGPDDRARDKNSHMSYAAITARALDAELHMTSQSGIGVMMSWFPFTMPDFYDQLSAVGDNDTHWDFSKWTPDVVVINLFQNDSWLIGRDHKMQPEPDDAARIQAYRTFVARIRQLYPKAYIVCALGSMDATRPGSPWPGYIRSAVAQLREGGDTRIDTIFFPYTGYGQHPRVKHQQANAALLTPFIRERMGW
- a CDS encoding alpha/beta hydrolase produces the protein MRRRFMQGLALLGLSGGLAARAQAQGQGQGQAGAQAGAQAGARKFVIENTQIVPIDSKYTGRRHELIVVLPSSHGKTPGKTYPVLYFLDGYWDTPLLASTYGNLMYDNFAPEFIMVGLSYPNGSNYDLERRRDYTFTAANGGKGKGADTDSGKGAAFLDFITKEAAPLVERNYGGASGGRILGGSSLGGLFTVTAAYQAPGFFAGHIALSPAAGWDGGLLARLDEAYARTHKGLATRMFIAYGAEEYPAFREPIAAFERQLAARRYEGLALETRVMPGLDHTTVKCEAYARGLIWYWAPHKPAGPSGLARAMAAEAA
- a CDS encoding TonB-dependent siderophore receptor gives rise to the protein MTPRSMPLALAAWLAPALALAQSAAPGTTVTADTAPAVRPADAKPADAKAVAAKPVEAAPIQTVQVRGAASYDARRDDTASKTVIDAEEVRKYGDTNIYDVLKRAPGVTVTGNTLRMRGLGAGYTQILVNGDRPPPGFSLDTLTPDQIERIEIDKAASAEYSMQAIAGTINIVLRKLVVKPQRDARIAYNRTPQNRGVNLGGTYGERVGGLSYFLNGSAWAGSSEFTQTSADRMTDPNGVLTQARDARYAGEGPYRGLVLFPRLSWKVDDSNELNLSVGLQADSSSWRGASHNDVTLGSFGDPDWIDSANHSSNNHWMVRGEANWVAKIGGGKLDVTVSGERSRSRSDQFNDQTNIDATQEYTRDWDDVQHNSRLFARAKYSRSLFEGHSLGTGFEASRQDNDETRLRHERQTGLPDSDILEAFDPHVTRLAGYVQDEWNILPAWSMYLGGRWEGIQTDSAASGQTAGEADTVSRNHVLSPVLQTLYKLPGGKQQLRLALTRTFKAPSTDQLSARRYVAIENTRFTPDSGGNPALKPELANGLDLAYESFWAPGALLALSASHRDISSYIRTRLDQDADGRWLYQPFNDGDATVRSLQAELKLPLKLLFDAGNGVDLRASVTRNWSEVSTVPGPDNRLDAQTPESATFGIDYRKDRLSLGASLAYQQGGWVRISDAQSTRQQTRKDLDAYALWKLDDHFQLRLSLANILGMDNDSERSYADASGTSRQWSWQRGWMRTGLNLEMKL